In Candidatus Sysuiplasma acidicola, the following are encoded in one genomic region:
- a CDS encoding orotidine 5'-phosphate decarboxylase → MRKPTVQVSLDLETIKDADPIAQIAIESGVDWLEVGTPLLLGEGLHAVSHFRKRFPDVPIVADLKTMDGGYLETEMMAKAGANFVVVMAAGHPATVRATVRAARHYGIFVMGDILGRRDRATAARELENAGVDVVIAHLGFDERGENGGSPVDFLQEIVDAVDCPVQAVGGLSVRDLPKLPALGAPLVVVGAPLVIDGHSFSPASESVEIRNVLREVVSLVKRPHSA, encoded by the coding sequence CTGAGGAAACCGACCGTTCAGGTATCCCTTGATCTCGAAACGATAAAAGATGCCGATCCGATTGCACAGATAGCAATCGAGTCAGGCGTTGACTGGCTCGAAGTGGGTACACCTTTGCTGCTGGGTGAAGGTCTTCATGCCGTTTCTCATTTCAGGAAGAGGTTTCCTGATGTCCCGATAGTTGCCGATCTCAAAACTATGGATGGAGGCTACCTCGAAACGGAAATGATGGCTAAGGCAGGAGCCAATTTTGTCGTCGTGATGGCTGCGGGCCATCCTGCGACCGTGAGGGCAACAGTACGGGCTGCACGCCACTACGGTATTTTCGTGATGGGTGACATACTCGGCAGAAGGGACAGGGCGACAGCCGCCCGTGAACTCGAGAATGCCGGCGTAGATGTGGTCATTGCGCATCTCGGATTCGATGAAAGGGGAGAGAACGGCGGCAGCCCCGTCGATTTCCTGCAGGAAATTGTGGATGCAGTCGACTGCCCCGTTCAGGCAGTCGGCGGTCTTTCGGTCAGGGATCTTCCGAAACTCCCTGCCCTGGGAGCACCTCTTGTTGTTGTCGGCGCCCCACTGGTTATAGACGGCCACTCCTTCTCGCCCGCATCAGAATCAGTAGAAATACGGAATGTCCTCAGGGAAGTCGTGTCGCTCGTGAAGCGGCCTCATTCTGCCTGA
- a CDS encoding zinc-binding dehydrogenase, translating into MKAIVSESHGSGKVFLRNVHDPGEPGKMEVRLKMKAVGVCGSDIHVYNGTESYRRNEPVILGHELMGIVDMTGGGIQNFKVGDRVVCETAFHVCGRCYNCRKGNYNLCSGRMGFGALTDGGMAEYLIAREEILHRVPDEVSDVSAALTEPSCVAFNATSSIGKIEPADTVLIIGPGPIGLFCLQVAMLRSPASIAVLGMPADGERLKTASETGADMIFDDAHTTVEALSHSGWGDGVDVVIDASGVSATLKTALDVIRPGGRIVKVGWGPDVPEFNLDQIVSKAVELHGSFSHNWETWERVLRLLRIRKLEPEKIVRLYPLDRWKDAFDDMEKKRIVKGVLIL; encoded by the coding sequence TTGAAGGCAATAGTTTCCGAATCGCATGGTTCCGGAAAAGTTTTCTTGAGGAACGTACACGACCCCGGGGAACCCGGAAAGATGGAAGTGAGATTGAAAATGAAGGCCGTTGGTGTGTGCGGCAGCGACATACACGTGTACAACGGAACGGAATCGTATCGGAGGAATGAGCCTGTAATTCTGGGACACGAGCTGATGGGAATAGTCGACATGACAGGGGGTGGAATTCAAAATTTCAAGGTGGGAGACAGAGTGGTTTGCGAGACTGCATTCCATGTTTGCGGAAGATGCTATAACTGCAGGAAGGGAAATTACAATCTCTGTTCAGGCAGGATGGGCTTCGGAGCACTGACAGACGGCGGCATGGCCGAATACCTGATTGCCAGAGAAGAGATACTGCACAGGGTGCCCGACGAAGTCAGCGATGTTTCTGCTGCACTAACAGAGCCGAGTTGTGTGGCTTTCAACGCCACATCGTCGATCGGAAAAATCGAACCTGCCGACACTGTTCTTATAATCGGACCTGGTCCCATAGGACTCTTCTGCCTTCAGGTTGCGATGCTGAGATCTCCGGCGAGCATTGCGGTGCTTGGAATGCCTGCAGACGGGGAGCGGCTCAAAACAGCTTCTGAAACCGGCGCTGACATGATTTTCGATGATGCCCATACGACAGTGGAGGCACTGAGTCATTCTGGCTGGGGCGACGGTGTAGATGTTGTGATTGATGCTTCGGGAGTCAGTGCAACGCTGAAGACTGCGCTCGATGTCATAAGGCCTGGAGGAAGGATTGTGAAGGTTGGATGGGGTCCTGACGTTCCTGAATTTAACCTTGACCAGATTGTTTCAAAAGCTGTTGAGCTTCACGGGTCATTCAGTCATAACTGGGAGACCTGGGAGAGGGTTCTGAGACTGCTCAGAATCAGGAAACTGGAGCCGGAAAAGATTGTCAGGCTGTATCCACTTGACAGGTGGAAGGATGCCTTTGATGATATGGAAAAGAAGAGAATTGTCAAGGGAGTCCTGATACTGTGA
- a CDS encoding extracellular solute-binding protein, whose amino-acid sequence MTQSASGNEKRGNKRIVWASIVVVVVIIVVVAASAAVILSKPPTKKSNTVYFYTWWGPTSGRALQNLTAAFHKAYPQYTAVPTVSPGAGGTNAKYAILTLIKANDPPNTFQTHYGPEMLSYIEAAPSGAKSFVNFTSYVQSNMANKVVSPVLAAGTYNGVTFSLPVDAHQGAQLFFNPQLLAKYSLPIPNNMSTLVNDTIALGSHGINAWVIPGGDGGWDQLNVWENAFLAYGGNTMYDELMYGTLNTSSPSVMHVLNETNAAFFTFEKYSMPGLESDSWLQALPYVLSGKAAFYTSGNWVLEYTTDYLHVLVYPATAPYTSWTNLTMLDQSFPGTQHYWVLVTDSVAVPSGPTSTLGLTFAKYFSSYAGDTVFTKTKAVTFYNNVTSNYYATQAQWYSYKTLLNTSPSNFVYQLSDGGLFDNVFASYTSAMTALSEIGPSDLAAWNLTLAGGISSEQSQWMAANSLGYGYMGFPGHPFGGYAPPWASAAVSGVAAHPNSASTVNASGAKSPTAGNHILKPTKIHYVQISLTSVTLLQKFYIMGVSSVTKPL is encoded by the coding sequence TTGACGCAATCTGCGAGTGGTAACGAAAAACGTGGGAATAAGAGAATAGTGTGGGCGTCAATCGTTGTGGTGGTAGTTATTATTGTTGTAGTAGCTGCCTCTGCCGCCGTCATATTGTCCAAACCGCCCACTAAGAAGAGCAACACAGTTTACTTCTACACCTGGTGGGGTCCCACCAGTGGTAGAGCTCTGCAGAATCTGACAGCAGCATTCCATAAGGCATATCCGCAGTACACTGCGGTGCCTACGGTATCTCCCGGCGCGGGAGGCACAAACGCGAAGTATGCAATACTCACGTTAATCAAGGCGAACGATCCGCCTAATACATTCCAGACGCATTATGGGCCTGAAATGCTGAGTTACATAGAGGCTGCTCCAAGTGGAGCGAAGTCGTTCGTTAACTTTACCAGCTATGTTCAGAGCAACATGGCAAATAAAGTCGTTTCACCCGTTCTTGCTGCCGGAACCTACAACGGAGTTACATTTTCGCTGCCTGTGGATGCGCATCAGGGTGCACAACTGTTTTTCAATCCTCAGCTTCTGGCGAAATACAGTCTTCCGATACCAAATAATATGTCTACACTCGTGAATGACACCATAGCCCTTGGCAGCCATGGCATCAATGCCTGGGTAATTCCCGGCGGAGACGGCGGATGGGATCAGCTCAATGTCTGGGAGAATGCTTTCCTCGCGTATGGCGGCAACACGATGTACGATGAGCTCATGTATGGAACTCTTAACACAAGCAGCCCTAGTGTTATGCATGTCCTGAACGAAACGAATGCAGCATTCTTCACATTTGAGAAATACAGCATGCCGGGCCTTGAATCAGACAGCTGGCTGCAGGCACTGCCCTATGTGCTGAGCGGTAAGGCAGCTTTCTACACCTCAGGCAACTGGGTACTCGAATATACAACGGATTATCTCCATGTCCTCGTTTATCCGGCAACCGCACCGTACACTTCATGGACGAACCTTACAATGCTCGATCAGTCGTTCCCCGGAACGCAACACTACTGGGTGCTTGTTACAGATTCAGTGGCAGTACCGTCCGGCCCGACATCAACACTTGGTCTGACATTTGCGAAGTATTTCTCATCATATGCCGGTGACACCGTATTCACAAAGACAAAGGCGGTAACATTCTACAACAATGTTACATCCAACTACTACGCGACTCAGGCGCAGTGGTACAGCTACAAGACACTTCTCAACACGAGTCCGTCCAATTTCGTCTACCAGCTGTCGGATGGAGGATTGTTCGACAATGTTTTTGCCTCATACACCTCCGCAATGACCGCCCTTTCTGAGATTGGACCTTCAGATCTCGCGGCATGGAACCTGACACTCGCAGGCGGTATCAGCAGCGAACAATCACAATGGATGGCTGCCAACTCTCTTGGCTATGGATACATGGGTTTCCCCGGCCACCCGTTCGGAGGATACGCCCCGCCATGGGCCTCAGCAGCAGTTTCAGGCGTTGCAGCGCATCCGAACAGTGCGAGCACCGTAAACGCTAGCGGTGCAAAGTCCCCGACTGCAGGCAACCACATACTGAAACCGACGAAAATCCATTATGTCCAGATATCACTGACTTCTGTGACATTGCTGCAGAAGTTCTACATAATGGGCGTCAGCTCGGTAACCAAGCCGCTATAA